A region of Lichenibacterium dinghuense DNA encodes the following proteins:
- a CDS encoding class I SAM-dependent methyltransferase: MDLRPAPLDLAAAEPHLPAPLRPIARRLDLRLARRDGMESDDVHYLSVGASALNVIRVALSLAGLPEPGRVLDFGSGAGRVTRWLRAAYPDAVLACCDLRPQDVAFCRDLLGVEAWASSADIEAIAFRGPHDLIWMGSVLTHLDEDGTRRLVDRAMAALNPGGLLVASTSGRAARAVQDHDGSYLEGDGWPSVKRGYDEGGYGYVDYPAGEGFAPGYGISLSSPAWLTRLATASPGRRLVMLAEGVWDGNGDVVALQVAPEFARDRDVPGPEAREAARLRDRVAGLEGSTSWRVTAPMRRIAAAIKGPDRG; encoded by the coding sequence ATGGATCTGAGACCCGCGCCGCTCGACCTCGCCGCGGCGGAGCCGCACCTGCCCGCCCCTCTGCGGCCCATCGCCCGCCGGCTCGACCTCCGGCTGGCCCGCCGCGATGGCATGGAGTCCGACGACGTCCACTACCTGTCGGTCGGCGCTTCCGCGCTCAACGTCATCCGGGTGGCCCTGTCCCTGGCGGGGCTGCCGGAGCCCGGCCGCGTGCTCGACTTCGGCTCGGGCGCCGGCCGGGTCACCCGCTGGCTCCGGGCCGCCTATCCCGACGCGGTCCTCGCCTGCTGCGACCTGCGCCCGCAGGACGTGGCCTTCTGCCGGGACCTTCTCGGGGTGGAAGCCTGGGCGTCCAGCGCCGACATCGAGGCGATCGCGTTCCGCGGCCCCCACGACCTGATCTGGATGGGCTCCGTCCTCACGCACCTCGACGAGGACGGGACGCGCCGCCTCGTGGACCGGGCCATGGCGGCGTTGAATCCGGGCGGCCTGCTGGTCGCGAGCACCAGCGGGCGCGCGGCGCGCGCCGTGCAGGACCACGACGGCTCCTACCTGGAGGGGGACGGGTGGCCGTCGGTCAAGCGCGGCTACGACGAGGGCGGGTACGGCTACGTCGACTATCCGGCCGGGGAAGGGTTCGCACCCGGATACGGGATCTCGCTGTCGAGCCCGGCTTGGCTGACGAGGCTCGCGACGGCCTCCCCCGGCCGGCGCCTCGTCATGCTGGCCGAGGGCGTGTGGGACGGCAACGGCGACGTCGTCGCCCTGCAGGTCGCCCCGGAGTTCGCCCGGGACCGGGATGTGCCCGGCCCGGAGGCGCGCGAGGCCGCGCGGCTGCGGGACCGGGTCGCGGGCCTCGAAGGCTCGACCTCCTGGCGCGTGACGGCGCCGATGCGGCGGATCGCGGCCGCGATCAAGGGGCCGGACCGGGGCTGA
- a CDS encoding class I SAM-dependent methyltransferase, whose translation MVGTRLKRALRGAAGHSEPAVPAAPPGPTAQERDAAELRASGLFDAGFYLARYPDVAASGMDPAVHYLSVGAAEGRDPGPDFDWQWYIGECTEAGMAGVNPLLHYLRVGRASGRSPKAIDAGQAFDSFAVASRAGLLPFSVGHRYAVSRVDFPLGPAAPPAPDGRPAPPQPLSARIGSPDLDHMAVVGRGVHDTLLRCLPEGFDFAGKRCLDYGCGIGRVIRYFTEEARRCEFWGCDIDGPSIRWLTEQLSPPFRFYRISPAPSLPFEDNSFDLVYAVGVFSQVYDDWHQLAVELRRILKPGGTFILTFPGQNSYEDQLAEPFAANRGMVLANPFNPWSMGGPMLFLTPEWVQRYWGAIFDIDFIAPNGFLDYDTLAVMRKPVPGAPMRADGQAAGRIVEVGTRQDFHPDAFGMIEQRFDPSKPYLDSYGLEVAPGAAEVRGFIAMRRGAERIEASVDGHPLPVALEWSAPAPHPKRAELLSRSFVLRFDTGDLPADSGTARACLDVTAEDAAGLRHRLSIPLRASAG comes from the coding sequence ATGGTGGGGACACGCTTGAAGCGGGCGCTGCGCGGGGCCGCGGGCCATTCCGAGCCCGCGGTGCCCGCCGCGCCGCCCGGTCCGACCGCGCAGGAGCGCGACGCCGCCGAACTGCGGGCGAGCGGCCTGTTCGACGCGGGTTTCTACCTCGCCCGCTACCCGGACGTCGCCGCCTCCGGCATGGACCCGGCGGTGCACTACCTCAGCGTCGGCGCCGCCGAGGGCCGCGACCCCGGCCCGGACTTCGACTGGCAATGGTACATCGGGGAATGCACCGAGGCCGGCATGGCCGGCGTGAACCCCCTGCTGCACTACCTGCGCGTCGGGCGGGCCTCGGGCCGCAGCCCCAAGGCCATCGACGCGGGCCAGGCCTTCGACAGCTTCGCGGTCGCCAGCCGGGCCGGCCTCCTGCCCTTCTCGGTCGGGCACCGCTACGCCGTGAGCCGCGTCGACTTCCCGCTCGGGCCCGCGGCCCCGCCCGCCCCCGACGGACGTCCGGCCCCGCCCCAGCCGCTCTCGGCGCGGATCGGCTCCCCCGACCTCGACCACATGGCCGTCGTCGGCCGCGGCGTGCACGACACGCTCCTGCGCTGCCTGCCGGAAGGATTCGACTTCGCCGGCAAGCGCTGCCTCGACTACGGCTGCGGCATCGGCCGCGTGATCCGCTACTTCACCGAGGAGGCGCGCCGCTGCGAGTTCTGGGGCTGCGACATCGACGGGCCCAGCATCCGCTGGCTCACCGAGCAGCTGTCGCCGCCGTTCCGCTTCTACCGGATCAGCCCGGCCCCCTCGCTGCCCTTCGAGGACAACTCCTTCGACCTCGTCTACGCGGTCGGGGTGTTCAGCCAGGTCTACGACGACTGGCACCAGCTCGCCGTGGAGCTGCGCCGCATCCTGAAGCCGGGCGGCACCTTCATCCTGACCTTCCCGGGCCAGAACTCGTACGAGGACCAGCTCGCGGAGCCCTTCGCGGCCAACCGCGGCATGGTGCTGGCGAACCCCTTCAACCCGTGGAGCATGGGCGGCCCCATGCTGTTCCTGACGCCCGAATGGGTCCAGCGCTACTGGGGCGCGATCTTCGACATCGACTTCATCGCGCCGAACGGCTTCCTCGACTACGACACGCTGGCCGTGATGCGGAAGCCCGTGCCCGGCGCGCCGATGCGGGCGGACGGGCAGGCCGCGGGCCGCATCGTCGAGGTGGGCACGCGTCAGGACTTCCACCCCGACGCCTTCGGCATGATCGAGCAGCGGTTCGATCCGTCGAAACCCTACCTCGACAGCTACGGCCTGGAGGTCGCGCCGGGCGCCGCCGAGGTGCGGGGCTTCATCGCCATGCGCCGCGGCGCCGAGCGCATCGAGGCGTCGGTGGACGGCCACCCCCTGCCGGTCGCGCTGGAATGGTCGGCGCCGGCCCCGCATCCGAAGCGGGCCGAGCTGCTGTCGCGCAGCTTCGTCCTGCGCTTCGACACCGGCGATCTCCCCGCGGATTCCGGCACCGCGCGGGCCTGCCTCGACGTGACGGCGGAGGACGCGGCCGGGCTGCGCCACCGCCTGTCGATCCCGCTCCGCGCGTCGGCGGGTTGA
- a CDS encoding flavin reductase family protein: MAHDMHFYEPAKGHGLAHDPFNSIVGPRPIGWISTVDGDGRRNLAPYSFFNAFNYVPPIVGFCSVGRKDSLRNAEATGEFGWNLSTFALAEAMNASCAAVEAGVDEFDLARLTPAPSRLIGAPRVAESPVSFECKVSEILRLKTAAGREVDSWMVFGEVVAVHIDRALIRDGVYQTALAGPILRGGGPGDYFRVTEAEKFVMMRPR, encoded by the coding sequence ATGGCCCACGACATGCACTTCTACGAGCCCGCCAAGGGCCACGGCCTCGCCCACGACCCGTTCAACAGCATCGTGGGCCCGCGCCCCATCGGCTGGATCTCCACGGTGGACGGGGACGGGCGGCGCAACCTCGCCCCCTACAGCTTCTTCAACGCCTTCAACTACGTGCCCCCGATCGTTGGCTTCTGCTCGGTGGGCCGCAAGGACAGCCTCCGCAACGCCGAGGCGACGGGCGAGTTCGGCTGGAACCTGTCCACCTTCGCGCTGGCCGAGGCCATGAACGCCTCCTGCGCCGCCGTCGAGGCCGGCGTCGACGAGTTCGACCTCGCGCGGCTCACCCCCGCGCCGTCGCGCCTGATCGGGGCGCCGCGCGTCGCCGAAAGCCCGGTCTCGTTCGAGTGCAAGGTGTCGGAGATCCTGCGCCTCAAGACCGCCGCGGGCCGCGAGGTCGACAGCTGGATGGTGTTCGGCGAGGTCGTGGCCGTCCACATCGACCGGGCGCTGATCCGCGACGGCGTGTACCAGACGGCGCTGGCCGGGCCGATCCTGCGCGGCGGCGGGCCCGGCGACTACTTCAGGGTCACGGAAGCGGAGAAGTTTGTGATGATGCGGCCGCGCTGA